GCGGCCAGACCTTCTCGCAGCAGCCCAGCCTGGTGCGGCACCAGAAGGCGCACGCTGGGGTGGGCCGCGCGGCCGCCTTCGTGTGCCCCGAGTGCGGCAAGGCCTTCAGCGTCAAGCACAACCTCGAGGTGCACCAGCGCACCCACACCGGCGAGCGGCCCTTCGCCTGCCCGGAGTGCGGCCGCTGCTTCAGCCTCAAGCAGAACCTGCTCACGCACCAGCGCATCCACAGCGGCGAGAAGCCGCACCAGTGCGCGCAGTGCGGCCGCTGCTTCCGCGAGCCGCGCTTCCTGCTCAACCACCAGCGCACGCACGCGCGCATGCCCGCGCCGCACCCGCGCCGCCCCGGCGTGTTCGGGGAGCGGCGGCCCTACTTCTGCGCCCGCTGCGGCAAGAGCTTCGCGCGCGAGGGCTCGCTCAAGGCCCACCAGCGCAGCCACGGCCACGGGCCCGAGGGCCAGGCGGCCCATTTAGGCCGCGTGCTCTGATGCGCCCCAGGCCTGCCGCCGCCtctcccccgccccggggccgcgGCCATGACTCCCGGAGATGGCGCTGGGCTGCGGCCCCCGCTCTGGACGCGATCCCCGGAGACGGGGAGGGCTGGCTTGGGGTCTTGAAGGAGTGGGCCGCGGCCCGGCTTGGGACGCCTCCTTCCGTGTCTCCACCCTCTGGCTGGCCGCCCACAGCTGCTCCGGGCCCCTGCATcggttctcctcctcctcaggctCACCCGGCCTAGAGTAGGTGAGACCCAAGGGCCAGCCGGAGCCCCTCTCAGGCcggggcaggggttggggaggggacaggcaggggaggaggggtgcgCTGAGCTCTGGGTCTATGACTAGCTTCTTACTAGATCTTCATTCCCACAATGTCAGAGTTGAAAGCCACCTGGAGAGGGCCACTCTCCATAATGCCCAGGCCGCCCTCAGCCC
This genomic window from Halichoerus grypus chromosome 12, mHalGry1.hap1.1, whole genome shotgun sequence contains:
- the LOC118554798 gene encoding uncharacterized protein LOC118554798 → MTELASPGGGSPAGDGEEGLGDERGLVIHHPAEEQPHRCPLCGQTFSQQPSLVRHQKAHAGVGRAAAFVCPECGKAFSVKHNLEVHQRTHTGERPFACPECGRCFSLKQNLLTHQRIHSGEKPHQCAQCGRCFREPRFLLNHQRTHARMPAPHPRRPGVFGERRPYFCARCGKSFAREGSLKAHQRSHGHGPEGQAAHLGRVL